In Bacteroidota bacterium, the following are encoded in one genomic region:
- a CDS encoding sulfite exporter TauE/SafE family protein: MDFLSLIILLLIGCIVGFLAGFFGVGGGVILVPVLLFFFATQTIDARIITHLAMGTSLFIVVFASFASALKHQKQGNVFWKGVLFIGVSSIITAAIGTTVAAAIPGEVLQKFFAIAVLTVSLRLFFEKTKTETAGHFNPSPIRLVIIGITVGFLSALTGIGGGVFSIPLMYFLANFPIKRAIGTSSATVIITASTSVIGYALNGYGNVHLPAYTIGFVDYLHAIPLIIGTVIVGPFGAAAANKTSSLMLRKLFAIYLFANSIFMFIN, translated from the coding sequence ATGGATTTCTTATCTCTCATAATTTTATTGCTGATAGGATGTATCGTCGGATTTTTAGCCGGATTTTTTGGAGTTGGCGGCGGCGTGATTTTAGTGCCGGTGCTCCTGTTTTTTTTCGCAACTCAAACCATAGATGCAAGGATAATAACCCATCTTGCAATGGGAACGAGTTTGTTTATTGTAGTATTTGCCTCTTTTGCAAGTGCCCTCAAACATCAAAAACAAGGGAATGTTTTTTGGAAAGGCGTTTTGTTTATAGGAGTTTCGAGCATAATAACGGCGGCAATCGGGACTACTGTTGCGGCTGCAATTCCCGGTGAAGTATTACAAAAATTTTTCGCAATTGCTGTTCTCACGGTCAGCTTGCGTCTGTTTTTCGAGAAAACTAAAACTGAAACAGCAGGACATTTTAATCCGAGCCCAATAAGACTCGTGATAATCGGTATTACAGTCGGCTTTTTATCGGCATTGACCGGCATTGGCGGAGGAGTCTTCTCCATTCCGCTGATGTATTTTCTTGCAAACTTTCCTATCAAACGGGCAATCGGAACATCTTCAGCGACTGTAATTATTACGGCGTCAACGTCAGTTATCGGGTATGCATTGAATGGTTACGGAAATGTTCATCTGCCGGCATACACAATCGGTTTTGTAGATTACCTGCATGCAATACCTTTAATTATCGGTACTGTTATAGTAGGTCCGTTTGGTGCTGCTGCAGCAAATAAAACATCTTCGCTGATGCTTCGGAAATTATTTGCTATATACTTATTTGCAAATTCAATTTTTATGTTTATTAATTAA
- a CDS encoding DUF4491 family protein, with protein sequence MNFNGIIVAVATGILIWFGHIWVVKLFKWSGTKLWFVPLIVGFIFMTASLNSENDTLSAVFAIGTVTFFWGIKELFEYKQKHNQQI encoded by the coding sequence ATGAACTTTAACGGAATTATTGTCGCTGTTGCAACCGGTATTTTAATTTGGTTCGGACATATTTGGGTTGTAAAACTTTTCAAATGGTCGGGAACAAAATTGTGGTTTGTTCCTTTGATAGTTGGTTTTATTTTTATGACTGCGTCGTTGAATTCAGAGAACGATACACTATCGGCTGTTTTCGCAATTGGAACTGTAACTTTTTTCTGGGGAATTAAAGAGTTATTCGAGTATAAACAAAAACATAATCAACAAATTTAA
- a CDS encoding cyclase family protein, translated as MTIKHKQNIIDLTHTIGMNIPTWPSDTHSAKYLPITTTDYKTDGFYSRLFSIPEHFGTHIDAPAHGCEGKLTIDQIPLDNLIIPAVVISVQEKVMNNHDYALTVDDVLEWEEKFGSIQNNSVVLMHTGWKKYWNEPKLYLNQDKNGAMHFPGFSEEAVKFLINERNINGIGVETLSIDCGYSTDFPAHKVLFEANKYALENIANLEQLPAFGAILIIAPLKLENGSGSPVRVLAMV; from the coding sequence ATGACTATTAAACACAAACAAAACATAATTGACCTCACCCACACAATCGGCATGAATATTCCGACATGGCCCTCCGATACACATTCCGCGAAATACTTACCTATCACTACGACAGATTATAAGACGGACGGTTTTTATTCTCGGTTGTTCAGCATTCCCGAACATTTCGGCACACACATCGATGCACCCGCACATGGATGTGAAGGCAAGTTAACAATTGATCAAATTCCTCTCGACAATCTAATTATACCGGCAGTTGTTATCAGCGTTCAGGAAAAGGTGATGAATAATCACGATTATGCTTTAACAGTAGATGATGTTTTAGAATGGGAAGAGAAGTTTGGCTCGATACAAAACAATTCCGTTGTTTTAATGCACACTGGTTGGAAGAAATATTGGAACGAACCAAAACTTTACCTGAATCAGGATAAAAACGGGGCGATGCACTTTCCCGGTTTTTCAGAAGAGGCAGTTAAGTTTTTAATTAACGAACGAAACATAAATGGTATCGGTGTGGAAACTTTGAGTATCGATTGTGGATATTCAACCGACTTCCCTGCTCATAAAGTTTTATTCGAAGCAAACAAATATGCGCTAGAAAATATAGCAAATCTTGAACAGCTGCCTGCCTTTGGGGCTATTTTGATTATAGCTCCGCTAAAATTAGAAAACGGCTCTGGAAGTCCGGTTAGAGTTCTTGCAATGGTTTAA
- the folD gene encoding bifunctional methylenetetrahydrofolate dehydrogenase/methenyltetrahydrofolate cyclohydrolase FolD: MSAQILDGKKISEEIKSEIKNKTLHLKTQKGITPGLAFILVGDNPASQSYVKMKNKACDEVGFYSITEKLPAETSEEFLLELISKFNLDKTIHGILVQLPLPKHIDENKIIEAIDYSKDVDGFHPINVGKLLIGQDSLRPCTPAGIQELLIRSGIETSGKHVVVVGRSNIVGKPVANMLLQKQAGANAVVTIAHTGTKDISIYTKQADILIAAIGKPEIITAEMVKPGAVVIDVGINRVDDLAAKNGYRIVGDVHFESVSKITSAISPVPGGIGPMTIAMLISNTFKVADRIDDY; this comes from the coding sequence ATGTCAGCTCAAATTTTAGACGGAAAGAAAATTTCCGAAGAAATAAAATCGGAAATAAAAAACAAAACACTTCATCTGAAAACACAAAAAGGAATTACTCCCGGTTTAGCTTTTATTTTAGTTGGCGATAATCCTGCATCGCAAAGTTATGTGAAAATGAAAAACAAAGCTTGCGACGAAGTCGGGTTTTATTCCATAACCGAAAAACTTCCCGCCGAAACCTCCGAAGAATTTTTACTCGAACTCATAAGCAAATTCAACCTTGACAAAACTATCCATGGCATTTTAGTTCAGCTTCCCCTGCCTAAACATATTGATGAAAATAAAATCATTGAAGCGATTGATTACAGCAAAGATGTTGACGGCTTCCACCCAATAAATGTTGGCAAATTACTAATCGGGCAGGATTCCCTGCGTCCGTGCACACCGGCAGGGATACAAGAACTGCTGATTAGATCAGGAATAGAAACTTCGGGCAAACACGTTGTTGTTGTTGGCAGGAGCAACATCGTTGGAAAACCTGTTGCAAATATGCTTTTGCAAAAGCAAGCCGGAGCAAATGCTGTTGTAACAATTGCACATACAGGAACAAAAGATATTTCTATTTATACAAAACAAGCCGACATTCTTATTGCGGCAATCGGAAAACCGGAAATAATCACCGCCGAAATGGTTAAACCCGGCGCGGTTGTGATTGATGTTGGTATCAACCGGGTTGATGACCTTGCTGCAAAAAATGGCTATCGTATTGTTGGTGATGTTCATTTCGAATCGGTATCGAAAATTACAAGTGCAATTTCGCCAGTACCAGGCGGCATCGGACCGATGACGATTGCGATGCTTATCTCCAACACGTTCAAAGTCGCAGACCGAATAGATGACTATTAA
- a CDS encoding TIGR00282 family metallophosphoesterase, with the protein MSSKQLNILFIGDIIGKPGIEVTETLLKSYFQKYQIDFCIANGENLNDGKGLNAELVAKISGLGVNVITGGNHLWDKWDARKVLAENRTVLRPLNYPRENPGNGYIVYDLGEKGKIAVINLQGRVYMQPIDDPFKTADWALSKIIDQTKTVIVDFHAEATAEKIALAWHLDGRASAVIGTHTHVPTADGRILPKGTAYISDVGMTGPYDSVIGMKKDIAIKRFIHGVPYKYEMASHDVRFCGAYIKVDSETGKAIKFESIVFPSFG; encoded by the coding sequence CGAAGTTACCGAAACTTTGCTCAAGAGCTACTTCCAAAAATATCAAATCGATTTCTGTATCGCTAACGGCGAGAACCTGAACGACGGCAAAGGACTTAATGCCGAGTTAGTGGCTAAAATTTCCGGTCTGGGTGTGAATGTAATTACCGGCGGTAATCATTTATGGGATAAATGGGATGCTCGTAAAGTACTTGCCGAGAACAGAACAGTTCTGCGACCATTAAATTATCCGCGCGAAAATCCCGGAAACGGATATATAGTTTACGATTTAGGTGAGAAAGGGAAAATCGCCGTTATAAATTTACAAGGCAGAGTTTACATGCAACCCATCGACGACCCTTTCAAAACTGCCGATTGGGCTTTAAGTAAAATTATCGATCAAACCAAAACTGTAATTGTTGATTTCCATGCCGAAGCAACTGCAGAAAAAATAGCTCTCGCGTGGCACCTTGACGGGCGGGCAAGTGCAGTTATCGGAACACATACACACGTACCCACTGCCGACGGAAGAATATTACCAAAGGGTACTGCATATATATCGGATGTTGGGATGACAGGACCCTACGATTCTGTAATCGGGATGAAAAAAGATATCGCCATAAAACGTTTTATACATGGCGTTCCCTATAAATACGAAATGGCAAGCCACGATGTCCGTTTCTGCGGCGCTTACATAAAAGTTGATTCAGAAACCGGCAAAGCAATCAAATTTGAAAGCATCGTTTTTCCAAGCTTCGGTTAA